Proteins encoded in a region of the Phacochoerus africanus isolate WHEZ1 chromosome 8, ROS_Pafr_v1, whole genome shotgun sequence genome:
- the IQCC gene encoding IQ domain-containing protein C isoform X2: MERERLVRKGCVRGFLVRRQFQSLRAEYEAVVQEIEGDLGTLQWTRGWIPRPQFLPKKAKSHQTWKAGERVPDPEQELWSRFPCKEPEKEAIWEGMILKKSGESSANSGSFPCRDESPWPQNEQSTKTRKLSQGETRDMSRMENPEAADPGLSHSQTELQELQYQRSHLAMELLWLQQAINSRKEYLILKQTLNSSEVNQTRDQPCMCPDHGGQGCEKGESQPVPPLEDHSSRARPTGEQDHVDDSCWRLKSQPHRSPERLATTDKTTAGAKYRDSCYRRTGPQLPTPLDNQAVGKRFSKEPDAGEQIFGGTCLQLTELLENQTPKGLKPRGYYSGKARTQLPTLCEDPDIEDKSPRGPDQKKPDGQKTRPRELGLSEDHVIWDGSLAEHGGLDLWKNKPPKSQTSSDKSSRDRTSNESSHEGWKTQKTVPWRSRPPEKLSSTGSDHTAEDHWRGRPWKTGPPG, translated from the exons GGCTGCGTCCGGGGCTTCTTGGTCCGACGCCAGTTCCAGAGTCTTCGAGCTGAGTATGAGGCTGTTGTACAAGAGATCGAGGGTGATCTGGGCACACTTCAGTGGACCAGGGGCTGGATTCCCAGGCCTCAATTTCTCCCAAAG AAGGCAAAATCCCATCAGACCTGGAAAGCTGGAGAAAGAGTACCAGATCCAGAGCAGGAACTGTGGAGCCGCTTCCCCTGTAAAGAGCCTGAGAAAGAGGCCATCTGGGAGGGGATGATACTGAAGAAGTCTGGAGAGAGCTCAGCAAACTCAGGCAGTTTTCCCTGCAGAGATGAAAGCCCATGGCCTCAGAATGAGCAGAGCACGAAGACCAGGAAACTGAGTCAAGGGGAGACCAGAGACATGTCAAGGATGGAGAATCCAG aAGCTGCAGATCCAGGACTGTCCCACAGCCAGACTGAGCTCCAGGAGCTCCAGTATCAGCGCAGCCACTTGGCCATGGAGCTGCTGTGGTTACAGCAGGCCATCAATAGCCGTAAGGAG TACCTGATTCTCAAACAAACACTGAACTCTTCAGAGGTGAATCAGACCAGAGACCAACCCTGCATGTGCCCAGACCATGGGGGTCAGGGCTGTGAGAAAGGAGAGTCACAACCAGTCCCACCACTGGAAGACCATTCCTCTAGAGCCAGGCCCACTGGAGAGCAAGACCATGTGGATGACTCCTGCTGGAGACTCAAATCACAGCCCCACAGATCCCCAGAAAGACTGGCCACTACAGACAAAACCACTGCTGGGGCCAAGTACAGGGACTCATGCTACAGGCGGACCGGACCACAGCTGCCCACACCATTAGATAACCAGGCCGTAGGGAAGAGGTTCAGCAAAGAGCCAGACGCTGGGGAACAGATCTTTGGAGGGACCTGCCTGCAACTAACAGAACTTCTAGAGAACCAGACCCCCAAAGGCCTCAAACCTAGGGGCTACTATTCTGGAAAAGCCAGGACACAGCTGCCCACACTCTGCGAGGACCCAGACATTGAAGACAAGTCTCCCAGAGGGCCAGACCAAAAAAAGCCTGATGGCCAAAAAACTAGACCACGAGAGTTGGGCCTCTCAGAGGACCACGTCATCTGGGATGGGTCTTTGGCAGAGCATGGTGGCCTGGATCTCTGGAAGAATAAACCACCCAAGAGCCAGACCTCCAGTGATAAAAGCTCCAGAGATAGGACCTCCAATGAATCTAGTCATGAAGGGTGGAAAACCCAGAAGACTGTACCGTGGAGATCAAGGCCACCTGAGAAACTGTCTTCCACAGGGTCAGACCACACAGCAGAGGACCACTGGAGGGGCAGGCCGTGGAAAACAGGACCACCAGGCTAG
- the IQCC gene encoding IQ domain-containing protein C isoform X1, with protein sequence MERERLVRKVTTLQGCVRGFLVRRQFQSLRAEYEAVVQEIEGDLGTLQWTRGWIPRPQFLPKKAKSHQTWKAGERVPDPEQELWSRFPCKEPEKEAIWEGMILKKSGESSANSGSFPCRDESPWPQNEQSTKTRKLSQGETRDMSRMENPEAADPGLSHSQTELQELQYQRSHLAMELLWLQQAINSRKEYLILKQTLNSSEVNQTRDQPCMCPDHGGQGCEKGESQPVPPLEDHSSRARPTGEQDHVDDSCWRLKSQPHRSPERLATTDKTTAGAKYRDSCYRRTGPQLPTPLDNQAVGKRFSKEPDAGEQIFGGTCLQLTELLENQTPKGLKPRGYYSGKARTQLPTLCEDPDIEDKSPRGPDQKKPDGQKTRPRELGLSEDHVIWDGSLAEHGGLDLWKNKPPKSQTSSDKSSRDRTSNESSHEGWKTQKTVPWRSRPPEKLSSTGSDHTAEDHWRGRPWKTGPPG encoded by the exons GGCTGCGTCCGGGGCTTCTTGGTCCGACGCCAGTTCCAGAGTCTTCGAGCTGAGTATGAGGCTGTTGTACAAGAGATCGAGGGTGATCTGGGCACACTTCAGTGGACCAGGGGCTGGATTCCCAGGCCTCAATTTCTCCCAAAG AAGGCAAAATCCCATCAGACCTGGAAAGCTGGAGAAAGAGTACCAGATCCAGAGCAGGAACTGTGGAGCCGCTTCCCCTGTAAAGAGCCTGAGAAAGAGGCCATCTGGGAGGGGATGATACTGAAGAAGTCTGGAGAGAGCTCAGCAAACTCAGGCAGTTTTCCCTGCAGAGATGAAAGCCCATGGCCTCAGAATGAGCAGAGCACGAAGACCAGGAAACTGAGTCAAGGGGAGACCAGAGACATGTCAAGGATGGAGAATCCAG aAGCTGCAGATCCAGGACTGTCCCACAGCCAGACTGAGCTCCAGGAGCTCCAGTATCAGCGCAGCCACTTGGCCATGGAGCTGCTGTGGTTACAGCAGGCCATCAATAGCCGTAAGGAG TACCTGATTCTCAAACAAACACTGAACTCTTCAGAGGTGAATCAGACCAGAGACCAACCCTGCATGTGCCCAGACCATGGGGGTCAGGGCTGTGAGAAAGGAGAGTCACAACCAGTCCCACCACTGGAAGACCATTCCTCTAGAGCCAGGCCCACTGGAGAGCAAGACCATGTGGATGACTCCTGCTGGAGACTCAAATCACAGCCCCACAGATCCCCAGAAAGACTGGCCACTACAGACAAAACCACTGCTGGGGCCAAGTACAGGGACTCATGCTACAGGCGGACCGGACCACAGCTGCCCACACCATTAGATAACCAGGCCGTAGGGAAGAGGTTCAGCAAAGAGCCAGACGCTGGGGAACAGATCTTTGGAGGGACCTGCCTGCAACTAACAGAACTTCTAGAGAACCAGACCCCCAAAGGCCTCAAACCTAGGGGCTACTATTCTGGAAAAGCCAGGACACAGCTGCCCACACTCTGCGAGGACCCAGACATTGAAGACAAGTCTCCCAGAGGGCCAGACCAAAAAAAGCCTGATGGCCAAAAAACTAGACCACGAGAGTTGGGCCTCTCAGAGGACCACGTCATCTGGGATGGGTCTTTGGCAGAGCATGGTGGCCTGGATCTCTGGAAGAATAAACCACCCAAGAGCCAGACCTCCAGTGATAAAAGCTCCAGAGATAGGACCTCCAATGAATCTAGTCATGAAGGGTGGAAAACCCAGAAGACTGTACCGTGGAGATCAAGGCCACCTGAGAAACTGTCTTCCACAGGGTCAGACCACACAGCAGAGGACCACTGGAGGGGCAGGCCGTGGAAAACAGGACCACCAGGCTAG